In Mustela lutreola isolate mMusLut2 chromosome 1, mMusLut2.pri, whole genome shotgun sequence, one genomic interval encodes:
- the TRIM3 gene encoding tripartite motif-containing protein 3 isoform X2: MAKREDSPGPEVQPMDKQFLVCSICLDRYRCPKVLPCLHTFCERCLQNYIPAQSLTLSCPVCRQTSILPEQGVSALQNNFFISSLMEAMQQAPDGAHDPEDPHPLSAVAGRPLSCPNHEGKTMEFYCEACETAMCGECRAGEHREHGTVLLRDVVEQHKAALQRQLEAVRGRLPQLSAAIALVGGISQQLQERKAEALAQISAAFEDLEQALQQRKQALVSDLEAICGAKQKVLQTQLDTLRQGQEHIGSSCSFAEQALRLGSAPEVLLVRKHMRERLAALAAQAFPERPHENAQLELVLEVDGLRRSVLNLGALLTTSATAHETVATGEGLRQALVGQPASLTVTTKDKDGRLVRTGSAELRAEITGPDGTRLPVPVVDHKNGTYELVYTARAEGELLLSVLLYGQPVRGSPFRVRALRPGDLPPSPDDVKRRVKSPGGPGSHVRQKAVRRPSSMYSTGGKRKDNPIEDELVFRVGSRGREKGEFTNLQGVSAASSGRIVVADSNNQCIQVFSNEGQFKFRFGVRGRSPGQLQRPTGVAVDTNGDIIVADYDNRWVSIFSPEGKFKTKIGAGRLMGPKGVAVDRNGHIIVVDNKSCCVFTFQPNGKLVGRFGGRGATDRHFAGPHFVAVNNKNEIVVTDFHNHSVKGRRWS, translated from the exons ATGCCTCCAGAACTACATACCTGCCCAGAGCCTGACGCTGTCATGTCCGGTGTGTCGGCAGACATCCATCCTCCCCGAGCAGGGTGTCTCAGCACTGCAGAACAACTTCTTCATCAGCAGCCTCATGGAGGCGATGCAGCAGGCACCTGATGGGGCCCATGACCCGGaggacccccaccccctcagCGCAGTGGCTGGCcgccccctctcctgccccaacCATGAAGGCAAG ACGATGGAGTTTTACTGTGAGGCCTGCGAAACTGCCATGTGTGGCGAGTGCCGCGCCGGGGAGCACCGGGAGCATGGCACCGTGCTGCTGCGAGATGTGGTGGAGCAGCACAAGGCGGCCCTGCAGCGCCAGCTCGAGGCGGTGCGCGGCCG ACTGCCACAACTGTCCGCAGCTATCGCCTTAGTGGGGGGCATCAGCCAGCAGCTGCAGGAGCGCAAAGCAGAGGCCCTAGCCCAGATCAGCGCAGCCTTCGAGGACCTGGAGCAAGCACTGCAGCAGCGCAAGCAGGCTCTGGTTAGCGACCTGGAGGCCATCTGTGGGGCCAAGCAGAAG GTGTTGCAGACCCAGTTAGACACACTGCGCCAGGGTCAAGAACACATCGGCAGCAGCTGCAGCTTTGCTGAGCAGGCACTGCGCCTGGGCTCGGCTCCGGAGGTGTTGCTAGTGCGCAAGCACATGCGAGAGCGTCTGGCGGCGTTGGCGGCCCAGGCCTTCCCGGAGCGGCCACACGAGAACGCGCAGCTGGAACTAGTCCTTGAGGTCGACGGGCTGCGGCGGTCGGTGCTCAATCTTGGCGCGCTGCTCACCACGAGCGCTACTGCACACGAGACGGTGGCGACGGGCGAGGGCCTGCGCCAGGCGCTGGTGGGCCAGCCCGCCTCGCTCACCGTCACTACCAAAGACAAGGACGGGAGGCTGGTGCGCACAGGCAGCGCCGAGCTGCGCGCAGAGATCACCGGCCCCGACGGCACGCGCCTTCCTGTGCCGGTGGTGGACCACAAGAACGGCACATACGAGCTAGTGTACACCGCGCGCGCCGAAGGCGAGCTGCTCCTCTCAGTGCTGCTCTACGGACAACCGGTGCGCGGCAGCCCCTTCCGCGTGCGTGCCCTGCGTCCTGGGGACTTGCCACCTTCCCCAGACGACGTCAAGCGCCGTGTCAAGTCCCCCGGCGGCCCGGGCAGCCACGTGCGCCAGAAGGCCGTGCGTCGGCCCAGCTCCATGTACAGCACGGGCGGCAAACGGAAGGACAACCCCATTGAGGACGAGCTTGTCTTCCGTGTTG gCAGCCGAGGAAGAGAGAAGGGCGAATTCACCAATTTACAGGGAGTGTCGGCAGCTAGCAGCGGCCGGATAGTGGTAGCAGACAGTAACAACCAATGTATCCAG GTTTTCTCCAATGAAGGCCAGTTCAAATTCCGCTTTGGGGTCCGAGGGCGCTCACCTGGGCAGCTGCAGCGCCCCACAGGTGTGGCAGTGGACACCAATGGAGACATTATTGTGGCAGACTATGACAACCGCTGGGTCAGCATCTTCTCCCCTGAGGGCAAATTCAAG ACCAAGATTGGAGCTGGCCGCCTCATGGGCCCCAAAGGCGTGGCTGTAGACCGGAACGGACATATCATTGTGGTCGACAACAAGTCTTGCTGCGTCTTTACCTTCCAACCCAATGGGAAGCTGGTTGGCCGTTTTGGGGGCCGCGGGGCCACCGACCGTCACTTTGCAG GGCCCCATTTTGTGGCTGTGAACAACAAGAATGAAATTGTAGTGACGGATTTCCATAACCATTCGGTGAAG GGGAGAAGGTGGAGTTGA
- the TRIM3 gene encoding tripartite motif-containing protein 3 isoform X1 yields MAKREDSPGPEVQPMDKQFLVCSICLDRYRCPKVLPCLHTFCERCLQNYIPAQSLTLSCPVCRQTSILPEQGVSALQNNFFISSLMEAMQQAPDGAHDPEDPHPLSAVAGRPLSCPNHEGKTMEFYCEACETAMCGECRAGEHREHGTVLLRDVVEQHKAALQRQLEAVRGRLPQLSAAIALVGGISQQLQERKAEALAQISAAFEDLEQALQQRKQALVSDLEAICGAKQKVLQTQLDTLRQGQEHIGSSCSFAEQALRLGSAPEVLLVRKHMRERLAALAAQAFPERPHENAQLELVLEVDGLRRSVLNLGALLTTSATAHETVATGEGLRQALVGQPASLTVTTKDKDGRLVRTGSAELRAEITGPDGTRLPVPVVDHKNGTYELVYTARAEGELLLSVLLYGQPVRGSPFRVRALRPGDLPPSPDDVKRRVKSPGGPGSHVRQKAVRRPSSMYSTGGKRKDNPIEDELVFRVGSRGREKGEFTNLQGVSAASSGRIVVADSNNQCIQVFSNEGQFKFRFGVRGRSPGQLQRPTGVAVDTNGDIIVADYDNRWVSIFSPEGKFKTKIGAGRLMGPKGVAVDRNGHIIVVDNKSCCVFTFQPNGKLVGRFGGRGATDRHFAGPHFVAVNNKNEIVVTDFHNHSVKVYSADGEFLFKFGSHGEGNGQFNAPTGVAVDSNGNIIVADWGNSRIQVFDSSGSFLSYINTSAEPLYGPQGLALTSDGHVVVADAGNHCFKAYRYLQ; encoded by the exons ATGCCTCCAGAACTACATACCTGCCCAGAGCCTGACGCTGTCATGTCCGGTGTGTCGGCAGACATCCATCCTCCCCGAGCAGGGTGTCTCAGCACTGCAGAACAACTTCTTCATCAGCAGCCTCATGGAGGCGATGCAGCAGGCACCTGATGGGGCCCATGACCCGGaggacccccaccccctcagCGCAGTGGCTGGCcgccccctctcctgccccaacCATGAAGGCAAG ACGATGGAGTTTTACTGTGAGGCCTGCGAAACTGCCATGTGTGGCGAGTGCCGCGCCGGGGAGCACCGGGAGCATGGCACCGTGCTGCTGCGAGATGTGGTGGAGCAGCACAAGGCGGCCCTGCAGCGCCAGCTCGAGGCGGTGCGCGGCCG ACTGCCACAACTGTCCGCAGCTATCGCCTTAGTGGGGGGCATCAGCCAGCAGCTGCAGGAGCGCAAAGCAGAGGCCCTAGCCCAGATCAGCGCAGCCTTCGAGGACCTGGAGCAAGCACTGCAGCAGCGCAAGCAGGCTCTGGTTAGCGACCTGGAGGCCATCTGTGGGGCCAAGCAGAAG GTGTTGCAGACCCAGTTAGACACACTGCGCCAGGGTCAAGAACACATCGGCAGCAGCTGCAGCTTTGCTGAGCAGGCACTGCGCCTGGGCTCGGCTCCGGAGGTGTTGCTAGTGCGCAAGCACATGCGAGAGCGTCTGGCGGCGTTGGCGGCCCAGGCCTTCCCGGAGCGGCCACACGAGAACGCGCAGCTGGAACTAGTCCTTGAGGTCGACGGGCTGCGGCGGTCGGTGCTCAATCTTGGCGCGCTGCTCACCACGAGCGCTACTGCACACGAGACGGTGGCGACGGGCGAGGGCCTGCGCCAGGCGCTGGTGGGCCAGCCCGCCTCGCTCACCGTCACTACCAAAGACAAGGACGGGAGGCTGGTGCGCACAGGCAGCGCCGAGCTGCGCGCAGAGATCACCGGCCCCGACGGCACGCGCCTTCCTGTGCCGGTGGTGGACCACAAGAACGGCACATACGAGCTAGTGTACACCGCGCGCGCCGAAGGCGAGCTGCTCCTCTCAGTGCTGCTCTACGGACAACCGGTGCGCGGCAGCCCCTTCCGCGTGCGTGCCCTGCGTCCTGGGGACTTGCCACCTTCCCCAGACGACGTCAAGCGCCGTGTCAAGTCCCCCGGCGGCCCGGGCAGCCACGTGCGCCAGAAGGCCGTGCGTCGGCCCAGCTCCATGTACAGCACGGGCGGCAAACGGAAGGACAACCCCATTGAGGACGAGCTTGTCTTCCGTGTTG gCAGCCGAGGAAGAGAGAAGGGCGAATTCACCAATTTACAGGGAGTGTCGGCAGCTAGCAGCGGCCGGATAGTGGTAGCAGACAGTAACAACCAATGTATCCAG GTTTTCTCCAATGAAGGCCAGTTCAAATTCCGCTTTGGGGTCCGAGGGCGCTCACCTGGGCAGCTGCAGCGCCCCACAGGTGTGGCAGTGGACACCAATGGAGACATTATTGTGGCAGACTATGACAACCGCTGGGTCAGCATCTTCTCCCCTGAGGGCAAATTCAAG ACCAAGATTGGAGCTGGCCGCCTCATGGGCCCCAAAGGCGTGGCTGTAGACCGGAACGGACATATCATTGTGGTCGACAACAAGTCTTGCTGCGTCTTTACCTTCCAACCCAATGGGAAGCTGGTTGGCCGTTTTGGGGGCCGCGGGGCCACCGACCGTCACTTTGCAG GGCCCCATTTTGTGGCTGTGAACAACAAGAATGAAATTGTAGTGACGGATTTCCATAACCATTCGGTGAAG gTGTACAGTGCCGACGGTGAGTTCCTCTTCAAGTTTGGCTCCCATGGCgagggcaatgggcagttcaacgCCCCCACGGGAGTAGCAGTGGACTCCAACGGGAACATCATCGTGGCTGACTGGGGCAACAGTCGCATCCAG GTATTCGACAGCTCTGGTTCCTTCCTGTCCTACATCAACACGTCTGCAGAGCCACTGTATggcccccagggcctggcactgacCTCAGATGGACACGTGGTGGTGGCCGATGCTGGCAACCACTGCTTTAAAGCTTATCGCTACCTCCAGTAG